The DNA region CGAATCGCTAGCCGAAGAACTTCCTTTTCGACTAAGGACAGAGTGGTCTGGTCCAGTTCATCCCCCAGCCATCGTCCAATGACTTGCTGAACAATTTGTTGGCATCGTCGAGGCTTCTCATTAACTTGGTCATAAGAAAAACGGATTACGGTCCAACCGTCAATCACCAACTGGTTTTGACGTTCCAGACTGTCAGAAAATTGCCATCTGCTGATATCCTTTAAGTGAGGGCCGTAGCCGTCAATCTCAAGGCAAATCCGGATGGCGGGACGAATATAAGCAAAATCCAAATACCTCTTACCATCCTTAAAATCATTGACTTCATATTCTGGATGCAGATACTGAAAATGGTGAAATAATGGCCACCACACTTGCTTCAAAAACAATATTTCAGCATGTTTGTGACCTTCTTGTAAGCGACGCAACCGTTCACCAGTTCTAGCCTGCAAGTGAGCATTAATAAAAGGCTGGTATTCTTCTTCAAATCCCATATCATCTCTCCTCCATTTCTCCTCATATTTTCCCTATATCAAATATTGTTTTGGTGTAATAATAAACACATACAAAAGATTATCTTCAAATGCAAACTTCCACAACAAGGGTATTTAATAGCATATATTTCGATGAAACAGATAAATGGTTTCCATTATTAATTCATTTGAACTTCAGACTGATTCTTAATTAATGAGTAATAATGCGAGTGAAAGAATTGTTTAATGTGGCCTCAATTGTAGAATGAAAAGCAAATATAGACTTGCGGAGTAGCTAATACAACAAAGAATATTTAGAGAAGAATTTGAGGATAGAACTATTTTTAGTTTAAAAGAATCCTTAATTTTGTCAATCAAATTTCCTTTTATTTTTACAATATCATTCTTATCGTTTCTATTTTATATACGATGTCTTGTTCTTAATCGAGTAAATAGCAAAAGTAAAATAAGCGGAGAAATTCCGGTTAATTGCGGAATGGAGCTCGTTTCGGGGTATATAAGGGAAGGTTTTCCGGTTATTCAAAGCAAAATCTCTGTTTTTCGAAACTTTGGAGTCAATAGGCGGAATCTCTCCGTCTATTTCTTACGATTAGTCAAGTGTATTTTAGTTAATTCATTTATGTTTTTTTATTTAGATGTATTTGGGAGGGGTACCCCTCCCAAATACATCTAAATTTTTCCATAACGAAAAGACCTCACGATATTCTTTTTTTCGAAAGGTCAGTGTGCTATAGTGAATATAAACTTGGCTACGATTTCTGAGCTGGTAGTGCGGACTCATAAT from Neobacillus sp. FSL H8-0543 includes:
- a CDS encoding DNA-binding response regulator, whose protein sequence is MGFEEEYQPFINAHLQARTGERLRRLQEGHKHAEILFLKQVWWPLFHHFQYLHPEYEVNDFKDGKRYLDFAYIRPAIRICLEIDGYGPHLKDISRWQFSDSLERQNQLVIDGWTVIRFSYDQVNEKPRRCQQIVQQVIGRWLGDELDQTTLSLVEKEVLRLAIRKGVAIFPIEVEKYLKLSDKTVKKVLSQLVTKKMLFPASGTVRVRSYRLGDQVKHPI